TCAAAACACACTAAAGAAGGAAGAAATCAAATTGAAATGGTTGCGCTAGATGAACTTGTTCCTGAGGATCATCTAGTTAGGAAAGTTGAACAAGCGATTGATTTTGAATTTATTTATGACTTAGTAGAAGATAAATATTGTTTAGACAATGGGCGGCCTGGTATTGATCCCGTTGTTCTCATTAAAATGGTCTTTACCCAATACCTCTTTGGCATACGCTCCATGCGTCAAACCATCAAAGAAATCGAAACCAACGTTGCTTATCGATGGTTTATTGGGTATTCGTTCAAAGAGAAAATCCCTCACTTTTCAACCTTCGGTAAAAACTACGTTAGGCGCTTCCACGATACGGATCTCTTTGAACAAATTTTCTACCGCATTTTGAAAGAAGCGATGACCAAAGGATTGGTGGATCCATCCGTTGCGTTTATAGATTCTACTCATGTAAAAGCGAATGCGAATAAGAAGAAATTCGAAAAGAAAATAGCCCGAGTCGAAACTAGAACGTATCAGGATCAGCTGGATAAAGAGATCAACATTGACCGAGAGGAACACGGAAAAAAGCCCTTCCCCCCACAGAATAAAGAAGAGTCAAAAGAAATAAAGGTCAGCACGACAGACCCTGAAAGTGGGTATTACGTAAAAGATGAGCGCGAAAAGCTGTTTGCGTATTCTTTTCATACGGCAAGCGACTCCCGGGGTTTTATCTTAGGATCTCTTGTCACGGGAGGAAATGTTCACGATAGTCGGATGTTGGACAAGCTCGTCACTCAAGTCACGGATAAAGT
The DNA window shown above is from Rossellomorea vietnamensis and carries:
- a CDS encoding IS1182 family transposase: MLSKHTKEGRNQIEMVALDELVPEDHLVRKVEQAIDFEFIYDLVEDKYCLDNGRPGIDPVVLIKMVFTQYLFGIRSMRQTIKEIETNVAYRWFIGYSFKEKIPHFSTFGKNYVRRFHDTDLFEQIFYRILKEAMTKGLVDPSVAFIDSTHVKANANKKKFEKKIARVETRTYQDQLDKEINIDREEHGKKPFPPQNKEESKEIKVSTTDPESGYYVKDEREKLFAYSFHTASDSRGFILGSLVTGGNVHDSRMLDKLVTQVTDKVGKPSSVAVDAGYKTPHIAKFLMDQEIRPVMPYTRPRTKDGYLRKYEYVYDEYFDSYLCPEGQILPYRTTTRDGYKQYASNPLECKDCPLLERCTQSKNHTKMIHRHVWQDYIDEVEHLRHTELNKTLYAKRKETIERVFADAKEKHGMRWTTLRGLKKVSMQAMLTFAAMNLKKLANWTWRGPCPA